The Chiroxiphia lanceolata isolate bChiLan1 chromosome 12, bChiLan1.pri, whole genome shotgun sequence genome window below encodes:
- the FAN1 gene encoding fanconi-associated nuclease 1 isoform X1: MAEARSSGIKRSQISLSLSKSKKKKGTPSIPSASSSITSFFNNVPPAKISCPVCGQLVPRYGINEHMDETCQRNRGEIGAIGAMLDPLKNKSPPAANVTNNSSSYFSKNILNLETSPSKSSSLKTEGSAAQQISPYFSNNSSVISVNNESQAQTVKIVSLGSLSSKLSRRRCAQGGKQVVYKEIDSSPPAVHSLCRNAAAQDDDDDDDDDIYAGHSSQKEKQLAQREHQEQNFSKRKPEFQKERNQCNREDLVDIVQVSLPADNNDKEFPSGTKSTKTESRSEGVTLSPDKFETPLAIYTSPELASNLEVKTQPHTQVIPSSKTEVNCDTQNCCSEGDAQILPVEVLEDFKDEMNYTMLETAGKDEFQNSTGDVLDKIDKVHSVPSSPGHPYYLQNFLLVLQAVLENEDDVRLFDEQDMNIITKFYKLSVGGQKLYVRLFQRKLNWLKVNKIEYGEISVDLSPMIKELAEARFLQTESELEDLCEGLDLLSASELKALAKIFHLPNPNGQKQQLVDDFLRLAKQRSVFSRSQAGVGTVILKRVKDLAGKCVRVCKGPRAVFSRVLLLFSLPEAVEEEEAGSAGQGQLCTVLLASMGRAVFPTYTVSRSTQVFQDRDDLIRYATAAHLSYDIATAMVNGHWEEAHNLYLYAKQTWSELKNHPSLSYHRVLPEYLRRFTVGWVYTRILSHGVEILQRLHMYKEAVQELQTLLAQDVYCADSRGRWWDRLALNLHQHLKNTKKAVGCIRKGLADPCVRTGHRLSLYLRALRIRDSPSCRQVRGLLQELPVITVQDVPHVTINGKMCPQTGMGKSVFLMEDVVDEEGGEGCSVSTVMCSVEELALTHYRRNGFDQGIHGEGSTFLTLYGILMWDIIFMDDIPDVFRNSYQTSPLDLYTDSFYESRRDVIEARLQQLHSASPETLAKLIADVWTTQEGKAAALVSWGRFISLQQAQSLVSCLGGMFLSGVFRRLSKDLRHCRGGLPDLVVWSTHTQHFKLVEVKGPKDRLSPKQMLWLSELQHLGAAVEVCHVQAVGGKSQRLS; this comes from the exons ATGGCAGAAGCTAGGTCTTCAGGAATCAAAAGATCCCAAATAAGTTTGTCACTCAGtaaaagtaagaagaaaaaaggaacaccATCTATACCTTCAGCATCCTCCTCTATTACTTCCTTTTTTAACAATGTTCCCCCTGCCAAAATTAGCTGTCCCGTGTGTGGGCAATTGGTGCCAAGGTATGGAATAAATGAGCACATGGATGAAACATGTCAGAGAAACCGTGGTGAGATTGGTGCCATTGGTGCTATGCTGGACCCTCTGAAGAATAAGAGCCCCCCAGCTGCAAATGTAACCAATAATTCCAGCTCATACTTTTCAAAAAACATCTTAAACCTAGAAACAAGTCCCTCCAAAAGCAGTTCATTGAAAACAGAAGGTAGTGCAGCACAACAGATTAGTCCTTATTTTAGCAATAATAGCTCAGTCATTAGTGTTAACAATGAATCACAGGCCCAAACAGTCAAAATAGTCTCTTTGGGAAGCTTGTCATCGAAACTGTCCAGAAGACGTTGTGCCCAGGGAGGAAAACAGGTTGTGTATAAAGAGATTGACTCTTCACCTCCTGCTGTTCACAGTCTGTGTAgaaatgctgcagcacaggatgatgatgatgatgatgatgatgatatttaTGCTGGGCATagttctcagaaagaaaagcagcttgcGCAGAGAGAGCACCAGGAACAAAATTTTTCAAAGAGGAAACCtgaatttcaaaaagaaagaaaccaatgTAATCGAGAAGACCTTGTGGATATAGTTCAGGTATCTTTACCAGCTGATAACAATGACAAAGAATTCCCAAGTGGTACAAAGAGCACCAAAACAGAAAGCAGGTCTGAAGGTGTGACACTTAGTCCTGATAAATTTGAAACACCTCTAGCCATTTATACTTCACCAGAGCTGGCCAGTAATTTGGAAGTCAAGACTCAGCCTCACACCCAGGTTATTCCTTCTTCCAAGACAGAAGTGAACTGTGATACACAAAATTGCTGTAGCGAGGGTGATGCACAGATACTTCCTGTGGAAGTCCTTGAAGACTTTAAGGATGAGATGAATTATACTATGTTAGAAACTGCGGGAAAAGATGAATTTCAGAATTCCACTGGGGACGTTTTAGACAAAATAGATAAGGTtcactctgtgcccagctctcCTGGTCACCCATACTACCTCCAGAATTTTTTACTAGTGCTTCAAGCAGTCTTAGAGAATGAAGATGATGTCAGACTATTTGATGAGCAAGATATGAACATCATAACCAAGTTCTACAAATTATCAG TTGGTGGGCAGAAGTTATATGTGAGACTTTTTCAACGCAAGCTGAACTGGTTAAAGGTGAACAAAATAGAGTATGGAGAGATAAGTGTGGATTTGTCACCAATGATTAAAGAACTGGCTGAAGCCAGATTTCTGCAAACAG AATCCGAACTGGAAGACCTGTGTGAAGGTTTGGATTTGCTTTCAGCCTCTGAACTAAAAGCGTTGGCAAAGATCTTTCACTTGCCAAACCCAAATGGTCAGAAACAGCAACTTGTGGATGATTTTCTGAGGTTGGCAAAACAGCGTTCAGTCTTCAGCAGGAGTCAGGCTGGTGTTGGGACAGTGATCTTAAAAAG GGTGAAGGACCTGGCTGGAAAATGTGTGAGGGTGTGTAAAGGCCCTCGGGCCGTGTTCTCCCGGGTCCTGTTGCTGTTCTCGCTGCCGGAGgcggtggaggaggaggaggccgggagtgctgggcagggccagctctgcACGGTGCTCCTGGCCAGCATGGGCCGGGCTGTGTTCCCCACCTACACCGTGAGCAGGAGCACCCAGGTCTTCCAGGACAGAGACGATCTCATCAG gtATGCAACTGCTGCTCATCTGTCATATGATATAGCCACTGCAATGGTAAATGGGCACTGGGAAGAAGCTCATAATCTATATTTGTATGCTAAACAAACCTGGAGCGAACTGAAAAATCACCCCTCTTTAAG CTATCACAGAGTTTTACCGGAGTATCTGCGACGTTTCACGGTGGGCTGGGTGTATACAAGAATCCTTTCTCACGGTGTTGAAATTTTGCAGAGACTTCACATGTATAAG GAGGCcgtgcaggagctgcagacccTCCTGGCTCAGGATGTGTACTGTGCTGACAGCAGAGGGAGATGGTGGGACCGGCTGGCTCTCAATCTACATCAGCACCTGAAAAACACTAAGAAG GCCGtgggctgcattaggaaggGGCTGGCAGACCCCTGTGTCCGCACTGGGCACCGTCTGTCCCTCTACCTGCGGGCCCTGCGCATCAGAGACTCACCGAGCTGCAGGCAGGTCAGGGGCCTGCTTCAGGAGCTGCCAGTCATCACTGTGCAGGATGTGCCACAT GTTACAATCAATGGAAAGATGTGTCCTCAGACGGGAATGGGAAAATCCGTATTTCTCATGGAGGATGTTGTTGATGAAGAAGGAGGCGAAGGCTGCAGTGTATCCACAGTCATGTGCTCAGTTGAGGAGCTGGCATTAACTCATTACAGGAGGAATGGTTTTGATCAGG GTATTCATGGGGAAGGCTCAACGTTTCTTACACTGTATGGGATTCTAATGTGGGATATCATTTTCATGGATGACATACCCGATGTTTTCAGAAATTCCTATCAG ACGTCCCCTCTGGATTTGTACACTGACAGCTTCTATGAGAGCAGGAGGGATGTCATCGAGGccagactgcagcagctgcactcaGCCTCCCCAGAGACACTGGCAAAGTTGATTGCTGATGTCTGGACCACtcaggagggaaaagcagcagcactagTGAGCTGGGGACGTTTTATTTCCCTCCAGCAAGCCCAG AGCCTTGTCTCCTGCCTTGGAGGAATGTTCCTGAGTGGTGTTTTCAGGCGACTGTCCAAAGACCTGCGCCACTGCCGGGGAGGTCTGCCTGACCTGGTCGTGTGGAGCACACACACCCAGCACTTCAAG CTGGTGGAGGTGAAGGGCCCCAAGGACCGGCTGTCACCCAAGCAGATGCTGTGGCTGAGCGAGCTGCAGCACCTGGGAGCGGCTGTGGAGGTGTGTCACGTGCAGGCCGTGGGGGGCAAGAGCCAACGCCTCAGCTGA
- the FAN1 gene encoding fanconi-associated nuclease 1 isoform X2, producing MAEARSSGIKRSQISLSLSKSKKKKGTPSIPSASSSITSFFNNVPPAKISCPVCGQLVPRYGINEHMDETCQRNRGEIGAIGAMLDPLKNKSPPAANVTNNSSSYFSKNILNLETSPSKSSSLKTEGSAAQQISPYFSNNSSVISVNNESQAQTVKIVSLGSLSSKLSRRRCAQGGKQVVYKEIDSSPPAVHSLCRNAAAQDDDDDDDDDIYAGHSSQKEKQLAQREHQEQNFSKRKPEFQKERNQCNREDLVDIVQVSLPADNNDKEFPSGTKSTKTESRSEGVTLSPDKFETPLAIYTSPELASNLEVKTQPHTQVIPSSKTEVNCDTQNCCSEGDAQILPVEVLEDFKDEMNYTMLETAGKDEFQNSTGDVLDKIDKVHSVPSSPGHPYYLQNFLLVLQAVLENEDDVRLFDEQDMNIITKFYKLSVGGQKLYVRLFQRKLNWLKVNKIEYGEISVDLSPMIKELAEARFLQTESELEDLCEGLDLLSASELKALAKIFHLPNPNGQKQQLVDDFLRLAKQRSVFSRSQAGVGTVILKRVKDLAGKCVRVCKGPRAVFSRVLLLFSLPEAVEEEEAGSAGQGQLCTVLLASMGRAVFPTYTVSRSTQVFQDRDDLIRYATAAHLSYDIATAMVNGHWEEAHNLYLYAKQTWSELKNHPSLSYHRVLPEYLRRFTVGWVYTRILSHGVEILQRLHMYKEAVQELQTLLAQDVYCADSRGRWWDRLALNLHQHLKNTKKAVGCIRKGLADPCVRTGHRLSLYLRALRIRDSPSCRQVRGLLQELPVITVQDVPHVTINGKMCPQTGMGKSVFLMEDVVDEEGGEGCSVSTVMCSVEELALTHYRRNGFDQGAVKSHGQVRIYRSVYRKKSNMQTDRQGCFLR from the exons ATGGCAGAAGCTAGGTCTTCAGGAATCAAAAGATCCCAAATAAGTTTGTCACTCAGtaaaagtaagaagaaaaaaggaacaccATCTATACCTTCAGCATCCTCCTCTATTACTTCCTTTTTTAACAATGTTCCCCCTGCCAAAATTAGCTGTCCCGTGTGTGGGCAATTGGTGCCAAGGTATGGAATAAATGAGCACATGGATGAAACATGTCAGAGAAACCGTGGTGAGATTGGTGCCATTGGTGCTATGCTGGACCCTCTGAAGAATAAGAGCCCCCCAGCTGCAAATGTAACCAATAATTCCAGCTCATACTTTTCAAAAAACATCTTAAACCTAGAAACAAGTCCCTCCAAAAGCAGTTCATTGAAAACAGAAGGTAGTGCAGCACAACAGATTAGTCCTTATTTTAGCAATAATAGCTCAGTCATTAGTGTTAACAATGAATCACAGGCCCAAACAGTCAAAATAGTCTCTTTGGGAAGCTTGTCATCGAAACTGTCCAGAAGACGTTGTGCCCAGGGAGGAAAACAGGTTGTGTATAAAGAGATTGACTCTTCACCTCCTGCTGTTCACAGTCTGTGTAgaaatgctgcagcacaggatgatgatgatgatgatgatgatgatatttaTGCTGGGCATagttctcagaaagaaaagcagcttgcGCAGAGAGAGCACCAGGAACAAAATTTTTCAAAGAGGAAACCtgaatttcaaaaagaaagaaaccaatgTAATCGAGAAGACCTTGTGGATATAGTTCAGGTATCTTTACCAGCTGATAACAATGACAAAGAATTCCCAAGTGGTACAAAGAGCACCAAAACAGAAAGCAGGTCTGAAGGTGTGACACTTAGTCCTGATAAATTTGAAACACCTCTAGCCATTTATACTTCACCAGAGCTGGCCAGTAATTTGGAAGTCAAGACTCAGCCTCACACCCAGGTTATTCCTTCTTCCAAGACAGAAGTGAACTGTGATACACAAAATTGCTGTAGCGAGGGTGATGCACAGATACTTCCTGTGGAAGTCCTTGAAGACTTTAAGGATGAGATGAATTATACTATGTTAGAAACTGCGGGAAAAGATGAATTTCAGAATTCCACTGGGGACGTTTTAGACAAAATAGATAAGGTtcactctgtgcccagctctcCTGGTCACCCATACTACCTCCAGAATTTTTTACTAGTGCTTCAAGCAGTCTTAGAGAATGAAGATGATGTCAGACTATTTGATGAGCAAGATATGAACATCATAACCAAGTTCTACAAATTATCAG TTGGTGGGCAGAAGTTATATGTGAGACTTTTTCAACGCAAGCTGAACTGGTTAAAGGTGAACAAAATAGAGTATGGAGAGATAAGTGTGGATTTGTCACCAATGATTAAAGAACTGGCTGAAGCCAGATTTCTGCAAACAG AATCCGAACTGGAAGACCTGTGTGAAGGTTTGGATTTGCTTTCAGCCTCTGAACTAAAAGCGTTGGCAAAGATCTTTCACTTGCCAAACCCAAATGGTCAGAAACAGCAACTTGTGGATGATTTTCTGAGGTTGGCAAAACAGCGTTCAGTCTTCAGCAGGAGTCAGGCTGGTGTTGGGACAGTGATCTTAAAAAG GGTGAAGGACCTGGCTGGAAAATGTGTGAGGGTGTGTAAAGGCCCTCGGGCCGTGTTCTCCCGGGTCCTGTTGCTGTTCTCGCTGCCGGAGgcggtggaggaggaggaggccgggagtgctgggcagggccagctctgcACGGTGCTCCTGGCCAGCATGGGCCGGGCTGTGTTCCCCACCTACACCGTGAGCAGGAGCACCCAGGTCTTCCAGGACAGAGACGATCTCATCAG gtATGCAACTGCTGCTCATCTGTCATATGATATAGCCACTGCAATGGTAAATGGGCACTGGGAAGAAGCTCATAATCTATATTTGTATGCTAAACAAACCTGGAGCGAACTGAAAAATCACCCCTCTTTAAG CTATCACAGAGTTTTACCGGAGTATCTGCGACGTTTCACGGTGGGCTGGGTGTATACAAGAATCCTTTCTCACGGTGTTGAAATTTTGCAGAGACTTCACATGTATAAG GAGGCcgtgcaggagctgcagacccTCCTGGCTCAGGATGTGTACTGTGCTGACAGCAGAGGGAGATGGTGGGACCGGCTGGCTCTCAATCTACATCAGCACCTGAAAAACACTAAGAAG GCCGtgggctgcattaggaaggGGCTGGCAGACCCCTGTGTCCGCACTGGGCACCGTCTGTCCCTCTACCTGCGGGCCCTGCGCATCAGAGACTCACCGAGCTGCAGGCAGGTCAGGGGCCTGCTTCAGGAGCTGCCAGTCATCACTGTGCAGGATGTGCCACAT GTTACAATCAATGGAAAGATGTGTCCTCAGACGGGAATGGGAAAATCCGTATTTCTCATGGAGGATGTTGTTGATGAAGAAGGAGGCGAAGGCTGCAGTGTATCCACAGTCATGTGCTCAGTTGAGGAGCTGGCATTAACTCATTACAGGAGGAATGGTTTTGATCAGG GAGCTGTGAAAAGCCATGGGCAAGTAAGAATATATAGATctgtttacaggaaaaaaagcaatatgcAAACAGATAGGCAGGGTtgttttttaagataa